ACACCCTGCCCAGGTGGTATGCGGAGTGGGCCGTGGGGACCGGCCTCTGCGGCACCAGAACTCCTTGCCACGTACGCTGGAAGTGGCGCTAGCCCAGTGCAGCCTGGGTGAGGCCTCGCAGGTGACGGATGTGCGGCGGCGCGTGAAGGCGGCGGCCGAGGCTGCGCTAGCCGCCGTGCTGGCCCTGGAGGCTGGCCTGAGCGCTGAGCAGCGCGGCGGGCGCCAAGCCCGCACTGACTTCCTCGGTGAGTGCGGGACGCCGGGGACTGGGACGGGGGTGGGGCACGGGGCGGGGGCCGGAGGCCCGAGGGCGGCTCGCACTGAGCCCGCGCCCCGTGCCCGGCCCAGGGGTGGACTTTGTCCTGACGGTGGCTGGCCGCGCGCTGACCCCCGTGGCCCTGGAGCTGAACGGAGGCCTATGTCTGGAGGCGTGCGGCGCGCTCGAGGGGCTGTGGGCCGCACCGCGCCCGGGGCTGGTGGCCGAGGAGGCGGCGGCCGCGCCGCTGGTGGAGACAATGCTGAGGCGCTCGGCGCGCTACCTCATGGAGGGAAAACAGCTGCTGCTGCTCGGCGCCGGCGGCGTTAGCAAGAAGTTCGTGTGGGAGGCGGCGCGCGACTACGGGCTCAAGGTGGGCGGGGCTCGAAGTCCAGGCCTTGGTGGAGGAGGGCCCCGGGGGCGGGCCCGGGGCGGTGTTGACCTTGGGGCGGGGACTGCGCCGGGCATTCTAGCAGGAGGCCTAGAGCTCAGGCGTGGGCTGGCTGGGCGATAGGCCCCGCCGAGGTGGGCAGTCTCAACTGTTTTTGGCCTCTAGGTGAATTCTCTTCCCGCCAGGTGTGAAAAGCCTCCGGGACACCAGACCACCAGTCCCAAGCCCTAACCCTTGAGGTTCCCCTACAAGTCTTGACCAGACTGAGCCTGCCTATGGGAAAGAGTCCACCACCCTTCTGCACTCTGTCACCCCTCCCTTCTGCACTCGAGCCCCCTCCCACCTTGCTCACAACCTCTCTCTCCTGAAGCCGTCTTTCCTCTGGCCGACTCTTATCCAGTTTCCAGCTTGGACACTGCCTCCTCTAGGttgccttccctcccctttaGGCTGGATTAAGTGTCCCACCTCTGTACCTTCCATATAATcaccaacaaatatttttggagcACCTAGCATTGGTGAGCCTGTCTCCCCTGAGGGCCAGGACTATGTTCTAGGTCCCATCCTATGGCCCAGCGCCCAGCAAAAGCTCATCTCAGTGTGTTGCCGTCCTGTGGTTTCTGCAGCTGCACCTGGTGGAGTCGGACCCCAACCACTTTGCGTCCCAGCTGGTGCAGACCTTCATCCACTTTGATGTAACAGAGCACCAGAGGGATGAGGAGAATGCACGGTTGTTGGCGGAGCTGGTGCGGGCACGTGGCCTGCAGCTAGATGGCTGCTTTTCCTACTGGGATGACTGCCTGGTGCTCACAGCCTTGCTCTGCCAGGAGCTGGGTCTGCCCTGCAGCCCGCCGGCCGCCATGCGCCTGGCCAAGCAGAAGAGCCGCACCCAGCTGCACCTGTTGTGCCGCCATGGCCCACCCTGGCCCGCGCCCTCCCTCTATGCTGTGCCCTGCTGTCCACTGGAGAGTGAGGCTGACGTGGACAAGGCTGTCCGCCAGGTACCCCTGCCAGGTGTCATGAAGTTGGAGTTTGGGGCAGGCGCTGTAGGTGTACGGCTAGTGGAGGATGCGCCACAGTGCCACGAGCACTTTTCCCGGATCGCCCGTGACCTGCAGGGCGAGGCCGACCATCCCGGcattgggctgggctggggcaatGCCATGCTGCTAATGGAGTTCATTGAGGGCACTGAACACGATGTGGATCTGGTGTTGTTTGGTGGGCGACTGCTGGCTGCCTTCGTGTCTGACAATGGCCCCACACGGCTGCCTGGCTTCACTGAGACGGCCGCGTGTATGCCCACTGGGCTGGCACCAGAGCAGGAGGCGCAGCTGGTGCAGGCAGCTTTCCGCTGTTGCCTGGGCTGCGGGCTGCTGGATGGTGTCTTCAATGTGGAGCTCAAGCTGACTGGGGCTGGGCCGCGGCTCATCGAGATCAACCCCCGCATGGGCGGCTTCTACCTACGAGACTGGATCCTGGAGCTTTATGGTGTGGACCTCCTGCTGGCTGCTGCTATGGTGGCCTGTGGCCTGCGGCCCGCCTTGCCTGCCCACCCACGCGCCCGTGGTCACCTGGTGGGCGTCATGTGCCTGGTGTCCCAGCACCTGCAGGTCCTGAGTTCCACCACCAGCCGCGAGACCCTGCAGGCTCTTCACGACCAGGGCCTGCTGCGCCTCAATCTACTGGAGGAGGCCCTGGTGCCTGGCGAATATGAGGAACCCTACTGCAGCGTGGCTTGTGCTGGGCCCAGCCCGGCCGAGGCCCGTCTCCGCCTGCTGGGCCTCTGCCAGGGCCTCGGCATTGATGGGCCCCACTACCCCATTGCCTACTTCCTGTCCCACTTCAAATAGTGCTGGGGCCGGAGGGCAGGGGCAAAGTGCTGGAAGGGGCACTGCAgtgccctctgctccctggtgctCTCCCAGCATCTCTTGCCAAAGCCCTGCCCCAACCCTGGTCAGGTCCACTCCAAGGCCCCAGGTCTCTTCCAGAGTGGCAGGGCCATTTTGACACCAAGGTCTCCTGGGCTTGAGGAGCACAGAAGAACGTATCTGGGAGGCTGTTAGGCCTTCTtgccctccccaaagccccagtCCAGCCCACAGCTGTCCCAGGACTCTACCCATGGAGAAGCAACAACAgctgcacatacacacaccctgcCCCCAGGTTGCTGGGAGTGGGCCTAAACCCAGTccatcttccccacccctccaggtctgtctctcttcctgctgTCTGCAGGAGAGAACCTGGCTGGCCGCTGGCCTTGAACACATCCCAAGAACCCTTTGTTCTCCTCATGCCCTCATTTAACAAATTTTAGGACAGGCCTAGAATGCCTGGTGACAACTTCTGACATTGCCCCACCTGCCTCATTTGGCATGAGCAGTAGAAGCAGGTGACTGGGGTCAGCAGTAACCATCTCCCCTCCAGGCAGACACTATTGCCCCAttctacaaaaaaagaaacaggctcagagaggaaaaaccACTGCCTCCATGTCATAGCACAGTGGTTGAAGGGTCAGGGGACAAGATGCAAGGTCCAGGTTTCTGCTTTTACTAACTTGTACGTGCCCACTCAGCTTCTAGGCCCAACTCACCTCCTTGCCCTCACACGTGGCCCTGAGATGTGTgaacctcccccctccccccaatgcACCATGCACCTTCACCAAGCTTTGGTGCTTGGCCTCAGGCACACCTAACTAGCACAGGCTACACTTCCTCATTCAGGGGAGGCTGCTTTAAGAACTCTTGCCTCTGTGCAGCACAGGAGCTGTGGACAGCGCCACAAGCATCCCTCTCCAAATAAAGGCTTGTGGACTAGTGAACTGTCCAGAGTCTGGGATAGGTTCTTGCGACTCGGACAGCACTTCTCAGGGTCAGCTAGAGGAGGGgatgaggaagggggagggaaaggtAGTTAGGGGATACCTGTAGCCTCTGGAGCTAAGGATAAACCGCCACACTGGCCAGGCCTCTGAGCTGACCTGTGGGAGGCCTGCCAGGGGCACCTACACCAGGACCCAGACCTGAGTTTCCCAAGGGTGAGATTACAACCAGAGGGCCACACCCAACCAGATAGCCTTTCTCCAGCCTGGGGACCCCTGAATTCTGTCCATTTGAGTTCATACCTAGCCTTCCCTGTCCAACTGGAATGCACATCCAGACAGCTTCCAATGATCAGAATTCATCCAAGGCCTGGTCTGGCCCAATTCACCCCCTCAGAACCCCATCCAACAAGAATACATGTCCAAATCTAAACTCACAGACAAAGTCTggtgtgttcattcattcaatattgtAGTAAAGTTTTATGAAGCACCTATTCTGTACCAGGTAACCGAATCACGACTAAATGTGCTTAAATTGGCAACAGGCAAACTCCAGCACAAACTCATATTTACCTGGTGGATCAATGAGACCCAAACCCTTTCAGTAAGGAATCCGGCAACAAAACTCAGCATTGAGCAGAGTATGGAGCAGTAGAGGCTCTGATTTGCAGGGTCCTGGAGCCGAGAGGCACGTTAGGGAGATCACAATGCAGCAGTCGGCTCCCTTTCGGGGGCGAACGGAGGAATATACGCCATCTGCCTCTCGCCACTCAGAGAGCCTGACAGGGCACGGCTGCTGGGAACTGCATTTACACTCACACATGCATGCACTTCTGACTCTGCCCCACCCAAACTCTTCCCAGAACCAAGATAGACGCCTTCCAGGCCTCCCTTGTCCGGTGCCGCCCCGGTGAAGCTGTGCTGGAAAGATTGAAGGGCCCGCGGAAGAGTGTGAAAGGCCTTACTTAGTACCCCTGCACTCTGGGACTACCATTCCCGAGATGCATTGCGATAGACGCCATCTTTTCTCCTCGCCCGCTAAGCGGCTGGCTCGAGGGAGGGACAACCTCTTGCGTCATCGGTGCGCGAGGCGGCCGTCGCGGAGTGATGACGTAtaagccccagcccctgcctgtcaGTCAGATCGCGGCCGGGTACCGGCCGAGTGGCCCGCGGGGCCGGCGCCGCTATGGCGGCGGTGTTTGACCTGGACCTGGAGACTGAGGAAGGCAGCGAGGGCGAGGGCGAGCCAGAGTTAAGCTCCGCGGTGAGTATTTCGCCTGGGCGCGGCTCGATCCCGGAGTCGATCCCTTTACCCGGGCGGTGGGATCTCCCGGGCTCCCCCAACCTGGAGTGGGCTCCGCTCCTGCAGGCCCGGATCTGTCTGAGATCCCCGCCACTATTAAGCTctgaccccaccctcaccctgacCTGCCTTGCaggcccccagcccttcccctgagTCTCCCTTTCCCGCTCTCGCCTCTCCTCCCAAGTCCTGGCCCATCTCCTGCCAGCTCCCATTGCTGatcccctcctcctgggctgaGCTGTCCAGCCTTagggggtggcgggggaggtATCCTGGAACCTCCCTTGGCTCTTACCCCTCGGTTTCTCACAGGACGTGTGCCCCCTTGCCGAGTTGAGGGCAGCTGGCCTGGAGTGAGTGAGGGTTGTgttgagggaggagggaatgggctggggaaggggacctGAAGAATACTGAAGCTTGCTCCCATTAACTTCTTGTGCCCACAGGCCAGTGGGACACTATGAGGAGGTGGAGTTGACTGAAACCAGTGTGAACCCGGGCCCTGAGCGCATTGGACCCCACTGCTTTGAGCTGCTGCGTGTGCTAGGGAAGGGGGGCTACGGCAAGGTACCggccctccctcctttctcacaGCCTTAGTTCTTGCTACAGCAAAGGGTCTCAAAACAAATTAGACTTGTAAATCAGTAGAGCCTCTGATAGAACTCAGAGATAAAAACATAAAGGAGGGAAGAGTAAATCCTCTCAGACTTGAAATCTTTATAGCCCACCCTTGGGTGGGCCTAGGCCTCTGGATCCCTGTGCCAGAGCTTGAGGGTGGGGCTTTTTGAAGATAGGATATGGAAAGGGAGGTTGATCCCGTCTCCCCTGCCCTACAGGTGTTCCAGGTGCGAAAGGTGCAGGGCACCAATCTGGGCAAAATATATGCCATGAAAGTCTTAAGGAAGGTGAGTCATTGTTCAGCCAACAGAGCCTCACTGAGTGGTTGCCTTTCCCGatgcacaacaccaggctttggGAAGACAGCGGTGAGCGTGCTGGAGGAGGTGGTCACTGTCGTGGGCATTTGCTTGTTTATCGTCGGTTGTGATATTGTTGTTTTGCAGTAATTCCCAACCGTGGACAGTATTGCCTCCTAGGGGACATGTGGCAATGTCTGTGTACATTTTCGAGTCGTGGCTAGAGAGGGGAGGCTCCTGGCATCCAGTGAGTAGAAGCCAGGGATTCTGTTAAATCCCCTACAGTGCAAAAGACggccccccacaacaaagaattatctgccCCAAATGTCGTTAGTGCCGTGGTTGAGACACACTGTGCTACTAGGAAGAACCAGTCCCTGGAAAGGATGATTGCTGATAGCAGCAGAATTATGGAGAAGTACAGTGGGGTTAGAGAGGATGGCAGAAGGGTGGTGGCTGGAGGGGCTAAAGGAGCCCTGGGTGCCCACCTTCTAACCGATTCCTGCCTCTCCAGGCCAAGATTGTGTGCAACGCCAAGGACACGGCACATACACGGGCTGAGCGGAACATTCTAGAGTCAGTGAAGCATCCCTTCATTGTGGAACTGGCCTATGCCTTCCAAACTGGCGGCAAACTCTACCTCATCCTTGAGTGCCTCAGTGGTATGAGTGTGGGCCCAACCAGGGGTGTAGGCAAGGCCAAGGAACCAGCACAGGGAGcactgggggaagctgggagagATGTGGTGTGTAGAATAGACAGGTGGTCCCCACTCCATCCATCCAttggtccattcattcattcattgattcagcaAACATCTGTCCAGTGCCTCTTGTGTCTCTCCCctgtgttgggggtgggtgggaatggTGGGAGTTTGTATAGAAGTCCAGAGGGTTGTTTTGTCCATTTCCACTCCCTCTTCACGTCCTGGTCCTCTCTCCTGTGTGCCCTGCAACCAGTCAGGTCCCAGATCCAGGTGGTTCATTCTCTGCAGCATTCTccattctctctgctctctcgggggcgggggaggagtcACAGTTGTTTCTTAACTGGACTTGAGACCtccagctcaccctctccctAGTGTCTCCTTCACTAACTTCCAGGGTTATCTTCTGAGAGCACAGGATTGTCCCCAGCACTCTTGCTCAGAATACCATGGTTCCCTGTAACTCCTCAGATTGAGTCTGGCCTTCATGGCCTGGTGTCCCCTGCTCACCAAAGTGGCCCGGGTCTGCTTGCTGCCCCCTGAGCCCATCTGTACCAGTGAGCCCCTGTGAGCTTCATCCCCTGTGTTCCATCTCAGCATCCTCTTAAATTCTCACCGCTACTACagactttccctctcccctcactttgctgtgtctccctgtctcccctgAGGGATTTCGGGTTAAGCTCTCGAAACTGTTGCCTCTGGCATATCAGAGCAGCTGCGTGCGTGTCTGTCTCCCAGTAGACTGAGCGTCCTGAGGGCAGTGGCTGGGTCTCttcatctctgtgtccccagcttcACCCAACACAGGGCCAGGCACCGCGTAGGCATCGGTAGatgtttgctgaattgaattgaatccCCACGGCAGCTCTTTGAGGCAGGTAGGGTGGGAATTGTGAGCCCTACTCTCCCCGAGAAGAAACCAAGACTCAGTGAGCAGAAGAGCTTGGTCCCAGCATGCAGCTGCTGACGTGTTTGTGTCACAGGTGGTGAGCTCTTCACACATCTGGAGCGAGAGGGCATCTTCCTGGAAGACACGGCCTGGTGAGTGttacctcctgcctctctcctgagGGGGTCCAGGGATCCCTCCCCGACAGGGCCTGGCTCTACCCCGCCCCTGGCCTTCATCCTGTCCTGTCTCTGCAGTTTCTACCTGTCAGAGATCACACTGGCCCTGGGCCATCTCCACTCCCAAGGCATCATCTACCGGGACCTCAAGCCTGAGAACATCATGCTCAACAGCCAGGGTGCGCACACGTCCGCCGCACTCGCAGCTGCGAGTCCGGGGTCAGGACCCGCTGGGAGGGCCAGGGAGCCCTGTGAGCcctgtggggtgggctggggccctGTCCTACCCCTGTAACTTTGTCTTCAGGCCACATCAAACTGACCGACTTTGGACTGTGCAAGGAGTCGATTCACGAGGGCGCCGTCACCCACACCTTCTGTGGCACCATCGAGTACATGTAAGCAGTAGACGGTAGGGCCCGGCGGTCGGGAGAACAGCCAGGCAAGACTTGGCCTGACAGACTGTTCCACTCGGCCCCCAGGGCCCCTGAGATTCTGGTGCGCAGTGGCCACAACCGGGCGGTGGACTGGTGGAGCTTGGGCGCCCTGATGTACGACATGCTCACTGGATCGGCAAGTCCAGCCTCCTCGGGGGCgggagtgggggcaggaggagggccccctcctggggcagggcagggcccggTGGGAGGCCCACAAGGCTCctcaccctctgccttctccagccACCCTTCACTGCAGAGAACCGGAAGAAGACCATGGACAAGATCATCAAAGGGAAGCTGGCTGCTGCCCCCCTACCTCACCCCGGATGCCCGGGACCTCGTCAAAAAGGTGGGCTCCTGGCcgcctctctcactccctcatctacagagacggcccgcactctgtctatgtggtgtgtatctacttttactttaacctgagcactcAACCCCCACAtcctgtggcctttctcttgccttctgaaacagcctacactctatacagtatgtatttctttaaataaatctacctttactcaaaaacaaaaacaaaaaaccccaaaaatgtgggcttcctcctgcccctgaCAGGCCCTGCATGGGCTCCTGAGTCTCCCTGGGCCAGTTGCAGGTCCACCCCTACCTGTAGACTCTGCCATTGGATAAGGAGCACTGGCTCTGGTGTCCAAGATGACAGCTCTGATGCAGACCAGCTGCCAACCCCAGACAGGTCCCTAGTC
This Camelus ferus isolate YT-003-E chromosome 10, BCGSAC_Cfer_1.0, whole genome shotgun sequence DNA region includes the following protein-coding sequences:
- the CARNS1 gene encoding carnosine synthase 1 isoform X4 translates to MLSLDPLGPEWDCPLGSKDLEEEEGPWGGGSGLPPPGFFPGSWSHEVGLDCKGSPEGAEARAWTVYYYSLLQSCLQQAGLPETQDRSQVPRTGCPGAEVTLCILGSPCTFLSVLLEGGVQSPGNMLLCLSPAWLTKVPAPGQPGEAALLVSKAVSFHPGGLTFLDDFVPPRRATYFLAGLGLGPGPGREAAELARDLTCPTGASAELARLLEDRLLTRRLLAQQGDVAVPATLAFTYKPPALLRGGDASPGLRLVELNGKEGQETLVKEEVGAFLHSEALGDALQVAVKLSGWRWRGRQALRLYPRTELDPVVDTVLALLEKLEEEESVLVEAVCPPARLPFPGSPPPGPELALRICAVVCRTQGDRPLLSKVVCGVGRGDRPLRHQNSLPRTLEVALAQCSLGEASQVTDVRRRVKAAAEAALAAVLALEAGLSAEQRGGRQARTDFLGVDFVLTVAGRALTPVALELNGGLCLEACGALEGLWAAPRPGLVAEEAAAAPLVETMLRRSARYLMEGKQLLLLGAGGVSKKFVWEAARDYGLKVPSYGPAPSKSSSQCVAVLWFLQLHLVESDPNHFASQLVQTFIHFDVTEHQRDEENARLLAELVRARGLQLDGCFSYWDDCLVLTALLCQELGLPCSPPAAMRLAKQKSRTQLHLLCRHGPPWPAPSLYAVPCCPLESEADVDKAVRQVPLPGVMKLEFGAGAVGVRLVEDAPQCHEHFSRIARDLQGEADHPGIGLGWGNAMLLMEFIEGTEHDVDLVLFGGRLLAAFVSDNGPTRLPGFTETAACMPTGLAPEQEAQLVQAAFRCCLGCGLLDGVFNVELKLTGAGPRLIEINPRMGGFYLRDWILELYGVDLLLAAAMVACGLRPALPAHPRARGHLVGVMCLVSQHLQVLSSTTSRETLQALHDQGLLRLNLLEEALVPGEYEEPYCSVACAGPSPAEARLRLLGLCQGLGIDGPHYPIAYFLSHFK
- the CARNS1 gene encoding carnosine synthase 1 isoform X2, with protein sequence MVQPAVHCFLPPPPGAPHIPFTKHFHLHVPGVQPSSSNPAPSSLVPRTVSTQGQDSRGLIPLGDLMCLLLTLPKTHHFCPPQLSLDPLGPEWDCPLGSKDLEEEEGPWGGGSGLPPPGFFPGSWSHEVGLDCKGSPEGAEARAWTVYYYSLLQSCLQQAGLPETQDRSQVPRTGCPGAEVTLCILGSPCTFLSVLLEGGVQSPGNMLLCLSPAWLTKVPAPGQPGEAALLVSKAVSFHPGGLTFLDDFVPPRRATYFLAGLGLGPGPGREAAELARDLTCPTGASAELARLLEDRLLTRRLLAQQGDVAVPATLAFTYKPPALLRGGDASPGLRLVELNGKEGQETLVKEEVGAFLHSEALGDALQVAVKLSGWRWRGRQALRLYPRTELDPVVDTVLALLEKLEEEESVLVEAVCPPARLPFPGSPPPGPELALRICAVVCRTQGDRPLLSKVVCGVGRGDRPLRHQNSLPRTLEVALAQCSLGEASQVTDVRRRVKAAAEAALAAVLALEAGLSAEQRGGRQARTDFLGVDFVLTVAGRALTPVALELNGGLCLEACGALEGLWAAPRPGLVAEEAAAAPLVETMLRRSARYLMEGKQLLLLGAGGVSKKFVWEAARDYGLKLHLVESDPNHFASQLVQTFIHFDVTEHQRDEENARLLAELVRARGLQLDGCFSYWDDCLVLTALLCQELGLPCSPPAAMRLAKQKSRTQLHLLCRHGPPWPAPSLYAVPCCPLESEADVDKAVRQVPLPGVMKLEFGAGAVGVRLVEDAPQCHEHFSRIARDLQGEADHPGIGLGWGNAMLLMEFIEGTEHDVDLVLFGGRLLAAFVSDNGPTRLPGFTETAACMPTGLAPEQEAQLVQAAFRCCLGCGLLDGVFNVELKLTGAGPRLIEINPRMGGFYLRDWILELYGVDLLLAAAMVACGLRPALPAHPRARGHLVGVMCLVSQHLQVLSSTTSRETLQALHDQGLLRLNLLEEALVPGEYEEPYCSVACAGPSPAEARLRLLGLCQGLGIDGPHYPIAYFLSHFK
- the CARNS1 gene encoding carnosine synthase 1 isoform X3 encodes the protein MVQPAVHCFLPPPPGAPHIPFTKHFHLHVPGVQPSSSNPAPSSLVPRTVSTQGQDSRGLIPLGDLMCLLLTLPKTHHFCPPQLSLDPLGPEWDCPLGSKDLEEEEGPWGGGSGLPPPGFFPGSWSHEVGLDCKGSPEGAEARAWTVYYYSLLQSCLQQAGLPETQDRSQVPRTGNMLLCLSPAWLTKVPAPGQPGEAALLVSKAVSFHPGGLTFLDDFVPPRRATYFLAGLGLGPGPGREAAELARDLTCPTGASAELARLLEDRLLTRRLLAQQGDVAVPATLAFTYKPPALLRGGDASPGLRLVELNGKEGQETLVKEEVGAFLHSEALGDALQVAVKLSGWRWRGRQALRLYPRTELDPVVDTVLALLEKLEEEESVLVEAVCPPARLPFPGSPPPGPELALRICAVVCRTQGDRPLLSKVVCGVGRGDRPLRHQNSLPRTLEVALAQCSLGEASQVTDVRRRVKAAAEAALAAVLALEAGLSAEQRGGRQARTDFLGVDFVLTVAGRALTPVALELNGGLCLEACGALEGLWAAPRPGLVAEEAAAAPLVETMLRRSARYLMEGKQLLLLGAGGVSKKFVWEAARDYGLKVPSYGPAPSKSSSQCVAVLWFLQLHLVESDPNHFASQLVQTFIHFDVTEHQRDEENARLLAELVRARGLQLDGCFSYWDDCLVLTALLCQELGLPCSPPAAMRLAKQKSRTQLHLLCRHGPPWPAPSLYAVPCCPLESEADVDKAVRQVPLPGVMKLEFGAGAVGVRLVEDAPQCHEHFSRIARDLQGEADHPGIGLGWGNAMLLMEFIEGTEHDVDLVLFGGRLLAAFVSDNGPTRLPGFTETAACMPTGLAPEQEAQLVQAAFRCCLGCGLLDGVFNVELKLTGAGPRLIEINPRMGGFYLRDWILELYGVDLLLAAAMVACGLRPALPAHPRARGHLVGVMCLVSQHLQVLSSTTSRETLQALHDQGLLRLNLLEEALVPGEYEEPYCSVACAGPSPAEARLRLLGLCQGLGIDGPHYPIAYFLSHFK
- the CARNS1 gene encoding carnosine synthase 1 isoform X5; translated protein: MLLCLSPAWLTKVPAPGQPGEAALLVSKAVSFHPGGLTFLDDFVPPRRATYFLAGLGLGPGPGREAAELARDLTCPTGASAELARLLEDRLLTRRLLAQQGDVAVPATLAFTYKPPALLRGGDASPGLRLVELNGKEGQETLVKEEVGAFLHSEALGDALQVAVKLSGWRWRGRQALRLYPRTELDPVVDTVLALLEKLEEEESVLVEAVCPPARLPFPGSPPPGPELALRICAVVCRTQGDRPLLSKVVCGVGRGDRPLRHQNSLPRTLEVALAQCSLGEASQVTDVRRRVKAAAEAALAAVLALEAGLSAEQRGGRQARTDFLGVDFVLTVAGRALTPVALELNGGLCLEACGALEGLWAAPRPGLVAEEAAAAPLVETMLRRSARYLMEGKQLLLLGAGGVSKKFVWEAARDYGLKVPSYGPAPSKSSSQCVAVLWFLQLHLVESDPNHFASQLVQTFIHFDVTEHQRDEENARLLAELVRARGLQLDGCFSYWDDCLVLTALLCQELGLPCSPPAAMRLAKQKSRTQLHLLCRHGPPWPAPSLYAVPCCPLESEADVDKAVRQVPLPGVMKLEFGAGAVGVRLVEDAPQCHEHFSRIARDLQGEADHPGIGLGWGNAMLLMEFIEGTEHDVDLVLFGGRLLAAFVSDNGPTRLPGFTETAACMPTGLAPEQEAQLVQAAFRCCLGCGLLDGVFNVELKLTGAGPRLIEINPRMGGFYLRDWILELYGVDLLLAAAMVACGLRPALPAHPRARGHLVGVMCLVSQHLQVLSSTTSRETLQALHDQGLLRLNLLEEALVPGEYEEPYCSVACAGPSPAEARLRLLGLCQGLGIDGPHYPIAYFLSHFK
- the CARNS1 gene encoding carnosine synthase 1 isoform X1, producing MVQPAVHCFLPPPPGAPHIPFTKHFHLHVPGVQPSSSNPAPSSLVPRTVSTQGQDSRGLIPLGDLMCLLLTLPKTHHFCPPQLSLDPLGPEWDCPLGSKDLEEEEGPWGGGSGLPPPGFFPGSWSHEVGLDCKGSPEGAEARAWTVYYYSLLQSCLQQAGLPETQDRSQVPRTGCPGAEVTLCILGSPCTFLSVLLEGGVQSPGNMLLCLSPAWLTKVPAPGQPGEAALLVSKAVSFHPGGLTFLDDFVPPRRATYFLAGLGLGPGPGREAAELARDLTCPTGASAELARLLEDRLLTRRLLAQQGDVAVPATLAFTYKPPALLRGGDASPGLRLVELNGKEGQETLVKEEVGAFLHSEALGDALQVAVKLSGWRWRGRQALRLYPRTELDPVVDTVLALLEKLEEEESVLVEAVCPPARLPFPGSPPPGPELALRICAVVCRTQGDRPLLSKVVCGVGRGDRPLRHQNSLPRTLEVALAQCSLGEASQVTDVRRRVKAAAEAALAAVLALEAGLSAEQRGGRQARTDFLGVDFVLTVAGRALTPVALELNGGLCLEACGALEGLWAAPRPGLVAEEAAAAPLVETMLRRSARYLMEGKQLLLLGAGGVSKKFVWEAARDYGLKVPSYGPAPSKSSSQCVAVLWFLQLHLVESDPNHFASQLVQTFIHFDVTEHQRDEENARLLAELVRARGLQLDGCFSYWDDCLVLTALLCQELGLPCSPPAAMRLAKQKSRTQLHLLCRHGPPWPAPSLYAVPCCPLESEADVDKAVRQVPLPGVMKLEFGAGAVGVRLVEDAPQCHEHFSRIARDLQGEADHPGIGLGWGNAMLLMEFIEGTEHDVDLVLFGGRLLAAFVSDNGPTRLPGFTETAACMPTGLAPEQEAQLVQAAFRCCLGCGLLDGVFNVELKLTGAGPRLIEINPRMGGFYLRDWILELYGVDLLLAAAMVACGLRPALPAHPRARGHLVGVMCLVSQHLQVLSSTTSRETLQALHDQGLLRLNLLEEALVPGEYEEPYCSVACAGPSPAEARLRLLGLCQGLGIDGPHYPIAYFLSHFK
- the RPS6KB2 gene encoding LOW QUALITY PROTEIN: ribosomal protein S6 kinase beta-2 (The sequence of the model RefSeq protein was modified relative to this genomic sequence to represent the inferred CDS: deleted 1 base in 1 codon), which translates into the protein MAAVFDLDLETEEGSEGEGEPELSSADVCPLAELRAAGLEPVGHYEEVELTETSVNPGPERIGPHCFELLRVLGKGGYGKVFQVRKVQGTNLGKIYAMKVLRKAKIVCNAKDTAHTRAERNILESVKHPFIVELAYAFQTGGKLYLILECLSGGELFTHLEREGIFLEDTACFYLSEITLALGHLHSQGIIYRDLKPENIMLNSQGHIKLTDFGLCKESIHEGAVTHTFCGTIEYMAPEILVRSGHNRAVDWWSLGALMYDMLTGSPPFTAENRKKTMDKIIKGKLALPPYLTPDARDLVKKFLKRNPSQRIGGGPGDAAEVQRHPFFRHINWDDLLARRMDPPFRPCLQSEEDVSQFDSHFTRQTPVDSPDDTALSESANQAFLGFTYVAPSVLDSIKEGFSFQPKLRSPRRLNSSPRTPISPLKFSPFEGFRPSPGPPEPMEPPLPPLLPAPPPPPPSSTAPLPIRPPSGTKKSKRGRGRPGR